Genomic segment of Lentimicrobium sp. L6:
TGATGATTGGTTTGATACAAATGGTCATAACTTTGTAAATAGAATTATTGGTATCATTACAATTGTGTCGGTATGTTGGCTCATCATTAGACTAGGCATATAAAAAGGACTAAGAAGTGTTTCCTTTGTTTTACGATTTCAGTGAAATCCGAATCTAAAACCATAATCCTTTTGACACGATATATCCAGAATTGTTAAAAGGTATACAATATCTTCAAAAAGAATTAAAAAGCGTATTTTTAGGCTTAAGTTCTTAAGAATATATGTATTTCTCACAGCTACTTGAAAACAACAACAACTATGAAAAAATCAATTTTACTTTTATCGGTATTGATATTTACCTCTATTATTTTCAATAATAATGCTCAGGCACAAGATGTTCAAACAGATTTAAACAATCAAGAAAAGACAATAACCGTTGATTCTATTTGCAGCAAACTTCTAAGTACATATGTCTTTCCTGAAATAGCTGAGCAAATGTCTGAATTGATTCAAGGAAACCTGAAAAATGGGGATTATAATTCTATTAAAGACCCTTTTGAATTTGCCACTCTATTGACTAAAGATTTATTATCTATAAGTCACGATAAACACATCAGAGTTGAGTATAATCCTCAAGAAATTGCTGCTCAAGAACAAGTATATACAGCAGAAGACAGTTTGAATTATCTATATGAATATATTGCCAACTTAAAACGGGAGAACTTCGGTTTTAAGGAAGTTAAAATACTAGATGGTAATATTGGCTATTTAGATTTAAGAAGCTTTTCCGATGTAGAATATGCCGGTGCAACAGCAGTTTCTGCCATGAATTTTTTAAGCAATAGTAATGCTATCATTATTGATTTGAGAATGAATGGCGGAGGTAGTCCAGCCATGATTCAGCTAATTACTAGCTATCTATTTGACAGCAACCCGGTGCACCTAAATAATTTTTATTGGAGACCCACTGACAGTCATACCCAAACCTGGACGCTACCCTATGTTCAGGGAAAACGAAGCCCTAGAACACCAGTTTATGTGCTAACGAGCAAAAGAACATTTTCGGCAGCTGAAGAGTTTAGCTATAACCTAAAGAACTTAGAAAGGGCGACTCTTATTGGTGAAACAACTGGTGGAGGAGCTCACCCTGGAGGTTCATTAACCGCGACTGATAAGTTCACCGTATGGGTTCCTTCTGGACGTGCCATAAATCCAATAACAGAAACCAACTGGGAAGGAATTGGAGTGATACCACAAATAAAAGTGGATGCCAATCAAGCCTTGGAGGTGGCACAAATTAATGCCTTAGAATACTTAATAAAAGAAAGTAATGATCCAAAGCTTGAAAAATTCTATCAATGGAATTTAGATGCTATTAAGGCTATACTTGAACCTGTCATTATTGAGGAATCAACTCTAGAATCCTATATAGGAAACTATGGTCCAAGAATCATTAGTATGGAAAACAATAAATTGTATTATCAAAAAATTGGAAGAAATAAACATGAACTGATTCCCCTCAATTATGATGAATTTCAACTTAAAGACATGTCATCATTTAGGATCAAATTTGTATCGGAAGAAGGAGAAGTCACAGCATTAGAAGGTCTTTATGATAATGGGCGTTCAGATAGAAACCTTAAAAATAAAGACTAAGCAATCAGAAGATAGTTTAAAATGAAAGAAGCAGCAGCTCAAACAAAATCAATAATCCACTAAATAACAAATAGTTAGAATATTTAAAGCTACACAACACAACCCATTAGGACTGAAAAAGTGTAGTTTTAGGTTCAAATTAAAACCTAAGAGCATGAAAAAAGGAATGACGAAAGTAAGTGTATTATACCCAAATGGGGAAAACAAAACATTTGATATGGACTACTATTGCAATACCCATTTGCCAATGGTTAATGAATTACTAGGAGATTTCCTTAAAGGTGCAACAGTAGAAAAAGGATTAGGAGGTGCTACACTAGGGTCCACTGCTCCATTTGCTGGAATGGGGAATATGTATTTTGATTCTGTAGAAGATTTCGGAAAAGCTT
This window contains:
- a CDS encoding S41 family peptidase, whose product is MKKSILLLSVLIFTSIIFNNNAQAQDVQTDLNNQEKTITVDSICSKLLSTYVFPEIAEQMSELIQGNLKNGDYNSIKDPFEFATLLTKDLLSISHDKHIRVEYNPQEIAAQEQVYTAEDSLNYLYEYIANLKRENFGFKEVKILDGNIGYLDLRSFSDVEYAGATAVSAMNFLSNSNAIIIDLRMNGGGSPAMIQLITSYLFDSNPVHLNNFYWRPTDSHTQTWTLPYVQGKRSPRTPVYVLTSKRTFSAAEEFSYNLKNLERATLIGETTGGGAHPGGSLTATDKFTVWVPSGRAINPITETNWEGIGVIPQIKVDANQALEVAQINALEYLIKESNDPKLEKFYQWNLDAIKAILEPVIIEESTLESYIGNYGPRIISMENNKLYYQKIGRNKHELIPLNYDEFQLKDMSSFRIKFVSEEGEVTALEGLYDNGRSDRNLKNKD
- a CDS encoding EthD family reductase; its protein translation is MKKGMTKVSVLYPNGENKTFDMDYYCNTHLPMVNELLGDFLKGATVEKGLGGATLGSTAPFAGMGNMYFDSVEDFGKAFGPNAEKIMGDLPNFTNIEPIVQVSEVM